DNA from Neovison vison isolate M4711 chromosome 12, ASM_NN_V1, whole genome shotgun sequence:
GACCCagaaattttgagaaattttgaTCATAAATATGCAAAGATTTATGTACTAGCAAACAATATGTTACTATTTGTAGTAatgaaatattgaaaacaaaataaatttctagtaatggaattatttaaattatgatACGTCCATAAAATGGATTACAGTGTGACCTATCTATAAATTACGTTTTAGAAGAATATTTAATCACATGAAAAGCTATTTGTAGTAGTAATTAAGTGAAAACAACAATTTATTAAACAGTATGAATGGTATGAGTTGATGTGTAAGTGGAACATTCACAAAAAAGTGTTTATTCAGCATTTGAAAAATGTGGGTCGAGCTCCGTAAAGAGAAGGGAGTTCGAATTATATTGACATACCTTGATAATCCTTAAGTTTAGGTCACATATGGgttattttactattttcttttgtatgtgtgtgaaaCTTTCTATGCTAAAAGTTGTTCAAACCCCACAAAAACCCACctcaaaagaaataattaaatttgcaaagaaAGTAGATTTGCAAAGAAAGTGTTAATGCACTAaagcataataataatatagaataaTACCTGGACTATAATAAATGTCCCTTAAGTTACTTGCTGTTTTTATTACCGCTTTATAAAGCTAAAGATAGATGGTGTTACCCCAGCAGAGGACaaaagaggaagaacagaggaaTGCCTCCCCCCGACTGGAGCCCAGGAAGCCCCTGCATGTGTGGGACGAAGCAGAAGAGGAACAGGggtaggaaagagaagaaagacaaggACAGGCCGAAGAGAGCCAGAAAGTCAAGAGGCAGAGAGATTTTAGAAGGAGATGTTATCAGAGCAAATAGCCCAGAGGAGTTCAAGTAGGTTGAAGACAGTTAAAGCCATTGGATTATGCTGTTcaggaatccttgaggttcggttttgggttttgggtttcttTATAACatgcatgcaaaaaaaaatacactgatgaAAAAATGCAACTCAACAAATTTTTACACACTCACGTAATGAGCCTTTGGAACAGGAAGCAGAAAATTCCCCAGCACCTCAGAAGCCTCTTGTCTTGCCACTACTCTGCCCTCCATGGGTGACCTGACTTCTAATACTGGAGAtaagttttgcctgttttttttaactgtttctacCTGGAATCAAACAATGTGAACTCTTTTGCGTCTtacttctttcattcaacatcaTGTTTATGAAATGTGTCTGTTATGATATACATAGgtatatttcattcattctcattGCTGTACGATACTCCATTGTATGAATGACTATACCACAATTTATCACCTAGTAGTTGATGGACGTTTCGGCTATTTGGGCTATTTTTCTGgattcccttctctcttccattGGTCTGTATGCCTGTTCTTGTGCCAGTAGTAAACTGTGTTCATAACTCTAGCTTCATAGTAATACTTTTCTTCATGATTGTTCTTCACGTTCTTATAACTTTGTTCTTTGAGCTTGCTTTGGCTGTTCCTGTTACTTTACACGCATGCGTGCATCCACCAGCCAAAGTTCTTACTGGGCCTGTGTTGAGTCTATAGATTAGTTTGGGCATAATGAACACTTTATGCTACTGAGTCTGACGATCCATGGCCATCATGTATTCCTCCATTtaagatatcttttatttctctaaatgatgttttataattttcagtggaGCAGGCTTAGCTTAGTAACCTTTTGAGAGAGCAGTTTCAGCGAACAGCAAAATGTAAATTCTCAGATGCTAAAGAGGAAAATGGGAAACAGGTAGCAAATGTAAACCGTTCCTTTGAGATGTTTGATagtgaaagaaagaggaaaattggTACTAGCTTGTGAGAGGAGCAGATTTGAAAGGTTGTTTCGGCAGAGAGTGCCCTCAGAAACGATGGAGAGAGTCCCGGGGGTAGGAGAGGTTGGAGGCACAGAATGAATTAAAGGGACAGGGACATGGAAGGGTGGCTCAAGTTAGCCTGGAGAAGAAATTAGGAGCAAGGAGTGTTGTGAAGTTATTTTGAGGTAGTGTGTTCATGTCTGGATTACCTTAGTAACAATTTCTTCAGACTCACTGGTTGCTTACACAGTGAATAGTACTGAGCCATCATGAGTGCTGTGCCCTCTGTCACTCATGGCACCAGAACTCACATTCAGGGTGTTTGGAGCAGCAAGACTTGCTGCCCTCCCAGTCATCCCATGATGAGCATAATTCACATGCTCAaatccctatttctttttttttttttttttaaacaagctgtggccagttttattaaagaaaaattccgTGTGATTTACTTTTCACCAGTCTGTTCTGGCATGCTTCTAAtgatatcagaatcacctggatcAATGATAGCCAGCGTGCATACTCTGTAGTATTTCCCACATGCTGTGCCCAATTCAATATTATTGCCACTGTAGTGATGGACACCAGTTTTGGCCAACATGGCATAGTATTCTATTTCAGATTTCCTCAAGGCCGGGCAGTTGTTGGCGAGGATGACCAGCTTCGCTTTGCCGTGTCTGATCATTTTCAAAGTCTGCTTGTACCCCAGCACGTATTTTCCACTTTTCATAACGAGCTGGAGTCTGGAGTTGATGGACTCCAGCgactttttcatcttctttgcgGCCACCATCTTAGGTGCGGGACGTCCCCAACCAAGAGCAGCCTCCAAGATGGccgggagagagaaaggaaagagtcaaaTACCTATTTCTTTGAGCAAAGCATATTACTTGGTATTTTCTCCACTGTGCATACCCATTCATTTATTATTCCAATAATCCCTTCCTCCAGAGTATCTTAGCTAAATTAAGGCTTAGTAGATAGGGGTTTTTCCACTAAATCTTGAGGTGCCCGAGAGACTTGAGGAAGATTTTGTAGTAGAGATTTTATATATGGAGGAAACGATGGTGCTGAGATAAGGGATTTAATACTTAAGTTCTAGAAAGAGCTTGCCAGATTCACAGGAACAAATCTGTTTGGTAGTTTAGTGGAAGTTATTTTACTTTAGAAGTAAGTTTTTAAGTTTGTTGTTTGCTTTAGGTGCAAAGC
Protein-coding regions in this window:
- the LOC122892443 gene encoding 60S ribosomal protein L30-like; this encodes MVAAKKMKKSLESINSRLQLVMKSGKYVLGYKQTLKMIRHGKAKLVILANNCPALRKSEIEYYAMLAKTGVHHYSGNNIELGTACGKYYRVCTLAIIDPGDSDIIRSMPEQTGEK